The Zygotorulaspora mrakii chromosome 6, complete sequence genome includes the window aaataaaaataaaaacctGGGTATTTTAAAAAACCTTACAAAAACcatatatattttacaaataaCGCCCAAAATAGAATAACCTTTTTTTAGTGAAGTGCGGCGCATTTCAAACATTGAAGACTTCGATCTTTGCCTTGGCACCGTTCATTGCAGTAACGACGCAGAATGCACCATCGCCAGCACCGTTGGAGTCTTGCGATGAGTTAACTTCGTTGATATCATTTTGACTTGGGTCAATAGAACATGGTAGGTTGTTACATTGAGATTCATCGTCGCAGGTAACCTTAACACCAAATGACGGTTTGGTGTTCTTGAATGAACTGTCAAGATAAATTGGGTTCCACCCAATTTTGACAAATGTGTTACCGTTGCTGTCTTGGTTTGCACCAACAACGTATGGTGACCAGTTACCCCATGGATTCGATTCGGATCCCCACACACATCCATCGTCAACGCTAACTCCTGGTGGATTAACGTAGTAGTGTGCTGCAGTCGAAGCCCAGTAGTCTGGCCCCGGTACTGCTAATGGCTGGTTTGAGCGGGCGTCGACATCTGTTGGAATCAGCATTTCTTCGTTACCGGGTAAAACGGTCTGACAAATGGCAACATTCTGGTCAGCGTTGTTCTGAGCTGAAACAGTGCCAACACCGTCATAGCAGTAATCCTTGTCCTGGTTTGGTTTTTGCAGATTACCGTTGGAATC containing:
- a CDS encoding uncharacterized protein (similar to Saccharomyces cerevisiae YMR244W; ancestral locus Anc_8.793), yielding MFLSLTLISALGVLDIVNGAPVQNVAGRHHHHESVEKRAGTCSFPDHDGMVAVQKNGQNGGWAMHSDQTCSPGTWCPYACQPGQLMGQWDPSVTSYSYPGSQNGGLYCDSNGNLQKPNQDKDYCYDGVGTVSAQNNADQNVAICQTVLPGNEEMLIPTDVDARSNQPLAVPGPDYWASTAAHYYVNPPGVSVDDGCVWGSESNPWGNWSPYVVGANQDSNGNTFVKIGWNPIYLDSSFKNTKPSFGVKVTCDDESQCNNLPCSIDPSQNDINEVNSSQDSNGAGDGAFCVVTAMNGAKAKIEVFNV